The bacterium region TCCACATCAGATACTCTCAACCTTGAAGAAGATATTCGAATCTGACAGGATAGTCGGCCAACAGCTTACCCGCGATTATACCTCGGAATACCGAGATATGGTTACACGCCCCTCGCAGAAGGCAACCCCCCGTCAGTGGCTCGATTTAGCCTATTGGCTCGCCGAGTGGGATGTCATTTTTGATAACCACCCAGAGCTCGGCTTGACTCAGACCCATAGGGAATTCCGCAGGGAATGTAACACCGAATTTGGGAGATATATCGAATCCAATTATGAAAAATGGGTATGGAGTGATCCCGATCAACGGCCCATGCTCTCTGTCGATGTTGGTGCGAATAGTGTTATTCCAGCGTTAGCAGCGGGCGAGAAGGTCTTTTTTGTGGTGATTGACTGTATGCGCCTCGATCAATGGTTATCCGTTGAAAGGATGCTTTCAGATTATTATAATGTTAGTACTGAAGTTTTCTTCTCGCTATTACCCTCGGCGACACCGATTGCCCGAAATGCAATATTCAGTGGCCTTTTTCCTTATGATATTTCCAAGAGATACCCCGAGTTATGGATAGACCCGACCGAGGACTCCACTTCCCGCAATCGTTATGAACATCAGCTTATGGATAAGCAGATAGCGCAAAATGGTATAAGGCTTAAAGGGGACACGAAATATATCAAAATTCTTGATCCCGAAGAGGGCGAAAGTCTTGTGTATCGTCTGAAAAGCTATCTTTCTGCGCCAATGACAAGTGTTGTAGCCAATTTTCTCGACATTCTCGCGCATAGCAGAGCGGCAAGCGAGGTTCTCAGGGAGATATCTCCGGACGAATCGGCCTATCGAAGTGTGATGAAGACTTGGTTTGCTCACTCGAGTTTGCTCAAGACGCTTATCGCGATTGCTGACGAGAATGTTACAGTTATTATCACTACCGATCACGGGAGCACAATTGGTAGGCGCGGAACAAAGGCATTCGGCAAAAAAGACACCTCGACTAACCTTCGATATAAGTATGGAGATAACATTAACTGTGAGGATCGAGGTGGAATCTTCATTCGCAACCCAAAAGACTGGCGTTTACCTAGTTTCACAAAAACGACTAATTATATTATAGCCAAAGAAGACTATTATTTTGTATATCCGACACATTTCTCGCAGTTCGAACGGCAATATAAAAATAGCTTCCTTCATGGTGGTATAAGCCTCGAGGAAATGGTAGTTCCATTAGCAATTCTTCGACCCAAATGATATCCGAGGTCGAAATTATAACTCACTCGGCTGAAGAATCCCTCCAGTTTGGCAAAAAAATAGCGGAAAAGCTCAGTCCCGGGGATGTTGTTGCGTTTTACGGTGGCCTCGGGGTGGGTAAGACCACTATGATAAAGGGTATGGCAAGGGCATTCGGAATAGACTCGACTGAGGTTTCGAGCCCAACATTCGCGCTGATACACGAATATCCCGGTGTTAAAACTATTTATCACATAGACCTTTATCGACTGGATAAAAAAGAAGAAATAGCCCAATTAGGGCTTTGGGAGCTTTTCGATGGAGAGGGTATTTCTCTGGTGGAGTGGGCGGAAAAAGGAGAATTGTTCTTACCCGAAAGAACTATTCGTGTGAATATTCAGAGTCTCGGCGATAACGAAAGAAAAATAGTCGTTCAGCAACAGTCAAGAGGTGTAGGATAGTTACGGTATAATGCAGAATAAATTGTATAGGATGGAAGAAGGCTATAGATGAGTAAAAAAAATCGAATAATATTGGTTTTGAGTGCGATCATAGCAGTTTCCGCGATGGCAAACATAGCTAAAATCGAACCTTCGCTTCTCGATGCTGAAAATGATTCTCTTTTAGTATGGGTCTTTTTTCAAGATAAAGGTCTAGGGAATAGGAATATCGCATCTATCGCTCGTTCTACATTGTCAAATCGAGCTATCGAGCGCAGGATAAGTGCCGATGTGGAGTTCGATATATATGATGTGCCTGTAAATAATATATATGTGGAGGAAGTTGTTAACCTTGGCGCACATTTCCGAAGGCAAAGCCGATGGTTAAATGCTGCTTCTTTTGCAATGAATCAAACAACGGTGAACCGGATAGCCGAACTCGAGTTTGTTAAAGAGATACGCGCTATAAGGACGTATCGGAGGCCGCTCGAACCGACTACGAGATTGAGACCCTTTGAGGATGACACACTCACCGATTCGTTTTATGGCCCCACTTTCCCGCAACTTGCGATGCTTGGCGCTACTCATTTACACGAGATGGGTTATGCCGGGCAGGGAGTGCTTGTGGGAATACTCGATTCCGGTTTCCGACTTACGCATAGAGCATTCGATAGCCTGAATATCATCGCGCAATATGATTTCATGCATAACGATACCAGCATCGATTATGACACGCTCGCAGGGGACACCGATTTCTATGGTTTCCGGCATGGGACTTATTGTCTCGGTGCGATAGCAGCTTATTCGCCGGGAGAGGTTATTGGCGTTGCATATCATGCCTCGGTTGCGCTTGCAAAAACCGAGGATGTAGATAGTGAATATGTAACCGAGGAGGATAACTGGGTTGCCGGAATGGAGTGGCTCGATTCTATCGGTGTGGATATTACCTCGAGTAGTCTTGGTTATTCGGATTTCGACGCCGATACACCATATACATTGGCCCACCTCGACGGCAACACTATGCTCACAACCATAGCCGCAGATATTGCCGCCTCACGCGGTATTTGTGTTATTAATTCCGCTGGTAACGAGCGGACAAATCAGTCCTGGCCAACACTGATATCCCCCTCCGATGGTGATTCTGTGCTTGCTGTGGCAGCTGTCGGATACGATAGAGTTTTCGCGCCATTTTCTAGCCCCGGGCCTACCGCCGATGGTAGGATTAAACCAGATGTTTCGGCTGTGGGTTACGGGAATATCTTGGTTAATCCCTATGCCAATGAAGGCTATACCTCGGGTTCAGGAACTAGTTTTTCCTGTCCGCTTATTGCAGGTCTTTGCGCAGTAGTTAAAAGCGCAAACCCCGATCTTTATGGATACAACCTCGCGATGGCTGTGCGCTCGAGTGGTGACCGCGTAAGAGCCTATGACCCAATATATTCGGCGGATTCCGCCGATTTTGACTATGGCTGGGGCATCCCGCAGGGACCGGTAGCAGCAGGATTTACCACAGGATTTTACGGTAGAGCTATCGATGCTCAATCCGGTAATATCATCGCCAACAAAGAGATTAGCTTTATTTATTTCGATACAAACATAGTGTTGACAACCGACACCTTCGGTATCTTTGTCGAACCGATGGCTGAGATGGGCGCCGTGTTATCCCTCTTAATTCCGGGCTATGCCTTCTCTTTAGACTACGCTGTCGATGGTCTGGGACATGCGGTTAGATTCAACCGCCTCGGGCAAGGACAACAGCTTCAAGTTTTCCCTAATCCAGCGAACGAATGGATAAAAGCTGTGGCGTATATTGGCCAGAGCGCTAGGTTTACAGTATGGACGACTTCGGGCGAGCTTGTCCACGATTATAGCTGGGCATTGGCTGAGAAGCTTCAATATCTCTGGGATTTGAATAATAACGATAACCTCGCGTTAGCCAATGGAATTTACATAGTAAGATTGGCTACTGAGGATGATTCGGTAATCGAAAAAATCGCCATTGTCCGCTAATGAGATTTATTCACTGGATCGGTAAACATGGTGCTTTATTTCTCACTTTTGTATGGGTTTTCACAACAGCTATTGCCCTAGCTGCACCTTTATTAGCAAAAAGAGCCCCTTTGCTTTCCGGTGGATGCTATCTTGGCCTGAAGCCTCTCTGCCATCAGCTTCCTGATAGAAGTTTTTTTATCCTAGACCATAAGATGGGTCTTTGTGCCCGTTGTTTCGGTATATTTGGTGGGATGTCATTTTTTGGCATACTTTCTCTTGTTCTAAAACGAAAGTTGTCTTTGCCATTGTGGGCGATGTTCGCGCTTGTTGCACCTATGGCGATAGATGGCTCCGCTCAGTTATTCGGTCTATGGAGCACAGGCAACTTAATGCGTTTTATTACAGGAATTCTAGCCAGTTTTGGTATTGTGTTTTGGATTTATCCCATTATATTTGAGATGAAATTGAGAGAATAAGCAAACAGAGGCTGTATAGAGCTTGGTTGTTCGTTGAGGCTAGGGTCTGATCGAAGAAAATTTAATTCTTATCGGAGCCGAGAATAATAAAAATAATTAATAAGAATACTCTGTAATATAGATTCGCAAGGAGGCATTATGGGTTTTGTAGGAATAGCCGGCTGCTTTGGTATTTTGGCGGTTTTCGTAATCGCCCTTGTTGTTATAGTTATCACGCTATACAACAAACTCGTGGGGTTAAAAAACCGCGCCGAGAACGCATGGGCTGATATAGATGTCCAGCTTAAGAAGCGCTACGACCTAATCCCAAATCTCGTCGAGACAGTGAAAGGTTATGCCAGCCACGAGAGTGAAACGCTGGAGAATGTAATAAAGGCGCGCCAGCAAGCTATTCAGGTCACTGACGATGTGGCCAAAATGGCACAGGCGGAAAATGTTCTCACACAGGCTCTTCGACAACTTTTCGCTGTAGCTGAAAGTTATCCTGACCTCAAAGCAAACCAGAACTTCCTCGAACTTCAAGCTTCGCTCGAAAAAATCGAGAATGATCTTTCCGATAGCAGACGCTATTATAACGCTGTCGTTCGAGACCTCAATACAACTGTCGAAAAAGTTCCAACGAATTTTGTCGCGATGCTGTTCCATTTCACAAAGAGGGAATATTTCGAGATAGAAGATGTAGCACAAAAAGAGGCTCCAAAGGTCGATTTCGGAAAAAGTTAATTATGAACAAGAAGATTTTGCGTTTACCATAGGAGGAATTCCATGAAATTCGCCCATATTGT contains the following coding sequences:
- the tsaE gene encoding tRNA (adenosine(37)-N6)-threonylcarbamoyltransferase complex ATPase subunit type 1 TsaE, with amino-acid sequence MISEVEIITHSAEESLQFGKKIAEKLSPGDVVAFYGGLGVGKTTMIKGMARAFGIDSTEVSSPTFALIHEYPGVKTIYHIDLYRLDKKEEIAQLGLWELFDGEGISLVEWAEKGELFLPERTIRVNIQSLGDNERKIVVQQQSRGVG
- a CDS encoding S8 family serine peptidase, which codes for MSKKNRIILVLSAIIAVSAMANIAKIEPSLLDAENDSLLVWVFFQDKGLGNRNIASIARSTLSNRAIERRISADVEFDIYDVPVNNIYVEEVVNLGAHFRRQSRWLNAASFAMNQTTVNRIAELEFVKEIRAIRTYRRPLEPTTRLRPFEDDTLTDSFYGPTFPQLAMLGATHLHEMGYAGQGVLVGILDSGFRLTHRAFDSLNIIAQYDFMHNDTSIDYDTLAGDTDFYGFRHGTYCLGAIAAYSPGEVIGVAYHASVALAKTEDVDSEYVTEEDNWVAGMEWLDSIGVDITSSSLGYSDFDADTPYTLAHLDGNTMLTTIAADIAASRGICVINSAGNERTNQSWPTLISPSDGDSVLAVAAVGYDRVFAPFSSPGPTADGRIKPDVSAVGYGNILVNPYANEGYTSGSGTSFSCPLIAGLCAVVKSANPDLYGYNLAMAVRSSGDRVRAYDPIYSADSADFDYGWGIPQGPVAAGFTTGFYGRAIDAQSGNIIANKEISFIYFDTNIVLTTDTFGIFVEPMAEMGAVLSLLIPGYAFSLDYAVDGLGHAVRFNRLGQGQQLQVFPNPANEWIKAVAYIGQSARFTVWTTSGELVHDYSWALAEKLQYLWDLNNNDNLALANGIYIVRLATEDDSVIEKIAIVR
- a CDS encoding DUF2085 domain-containing protein, with translation MRFIHWIGKHGALFLTFVWVFTTAIALAAPLLAKRAPLLSGGCYLGLKPLCHQLPDRSFFILDHKMGLCARCFGIFGGMSFFGILSLVLKRKLSLPLWAMFALVAPMAIDGSAQLFGLWSTGNLMRFITGILASFGIVFWIYPIIFEMKLRE
- a CDS encoding PglZ domain-containing protein, coding for PHQILSTLKKIFESDRIVGQQLTRDYTSEYRDMVTRPSQKATPRQWLDLAYWLAEWDVIFDNHPELGLTQTHREFRRECNTEFGRYIESNYEKWVWSDPDQRPMLSVDVGANSVIPALAAGEKVFFVVIDCMRLDQWLSVERMLSDYYNVSTEVFFSLLPSATPIARNAIFSGLFPYDISKRYPELWIDPTEDSTSRNRYEHQLMDKQIAQNGIRLKGDTKYIKILDPEEGESLVYRLKSYLSAPMTSVVANFLDILAHSRAASEVLREISPDESAYRSVMKTWFAHSSLLKTLIAIADENVTVIITTDHGSTIGRRGTKAFGKKDTSTNLRYKYGDNINCEDRGGIFIRNPKDWRLPSFTKTTNYIIAKEDYYFVYPTHFSQFERQYKNSFLHGGISLEEMVVPLAILRPK
- a CDS encoding LemA family protein translates to MGFVGIAGCFGILAVFVIALVVIVITLYNKLVGLKNRAENAWADIDVQLKKRYDLIPNLVETVKGYASHESETLENVIKARQQAIQVTDDVAKMAQAENVLTQALRQLFAVAESYPDLKANQNFLELQASLEKIENDLSDSRRYYNAVVRDLNTTVEKVPTNFVAMLFHFTKREYFEIEDVAQKEAPKVDFGKS